In Clostridia bacterium, a single window of DNA contains:
- a CDS encoding SDR family oxidoreductase: MSNITWNFEGKVVVITGSATGIGRGTALQFAKAGASLALCDLNFEEVSRTAEKCQALTSGKVKAYRMDVTNVDEIAAAKEAILKDFGTVDVLFSNAGVSPKVMGPPISKIPISDWERTYQINTLGMVKVCNAFCEIFKEKKAGKIIITSSAAAYKISPLVAPYGASKIAVLNFAQSLSMEMGEYNTNVNVICPGFVYTNIYSDGTAMKYKDILGGALNQLNDGESVMNAVASATSSLHRPQTVDDMAYTVMFLASEEASEITGSAFNVDSGYIKKI; encoded by the coding sequence ATGAGCAACATAACGTGGAATTTTGAAGGAAAGGTAGTCGTAATAACGGGCTCGGCAACGGGCATAGGCCGCGGCACCGCATTGCAGTTCGCAAAGGCGGGCGCGAGCCTCGCGCTCTGCGACCTTAACTTCGAGGAAGTATCGAGAACGGCCGAAAAGTGTCAGGCGCTCACATCGGGCAAGGTAAAGGCGTACAGGATGGACGTAACGAACGTTGACGAGATCGCCGCCGCAAAGGAAGCCATCTTAAAGGATTTCGGCACGGTAGACGTTCTCTTCTCCAACGCGGGCGTATCTCCCAAGGTAATGGGCCCGCCGATCTCGAAGATACCGATCTCCGACTGGGAGAGAACGTATCAGATAAACACGCTTGGCATGGTAAAGGTATGCAACGCCTTCTGCGAAATATTCAAGGAGAAAAAGGCGGGCAAGATCATCATCACCTCATCGGCGGCCGCATATAAAATCAGCCCGCTCGTAGCTCCCTACGGCGCGTCGAAGATAGCCGTGCTCAATTTTGCGCAGTCTCTCTCCATGGAGATGGGAGAATACAATACTAACGTAAACGTAATCTGCCCCGGATTCGTTTATACGAATATTTATTCGGACGGCACGGCAATGAAATACAAGGACATTCTTGGCGGAGCGCTCAATCAGCTCAACGACGGCGAATCCGTTATGAATGCCGTGGCGTCCGCGACAAGCTCGCTGCACAGGCCTCAGACGGTAGACGACATGGCGTATACCGTTATGTTCCTCGCATCGGAGGAGGCAAGCGAGATCACCGGCAGCGCGTTCAACGTTGACTCTGGCTACATAAAGAAGATTTAA
- a CDS encoding SDR family oxidoreductase has product MGSVAYNYKGDVVVITGAGSGIGKGTALEFAKAGASIAICDVNLEAAEKTAEECRALTSGKVIAVKMDVTNDEEISAAKDAILKEMGTVDILFSNAGVSSKVMGPPLESIPNSDWELVLQVNTLGMVKVCRTFAPIFKEKRAGKIVMTSSIAAYTSTPRSMQYSVSKLATIGFAHAFSIEMGEYNVNVNTICPGFVYTNIYADGTGMKFRNAIGGPLLKFTDNESVMNAMAAAGSSLRRAQKVEDMAYAVLFLCSDQAKEITGQVLNVDSGYVNRI; this is encoded by the coding sequence ATGGGCAGTGTGGCTTATAATTACAAGGGCGACGTAGTCGTTATCACGGGCGCGGGCTCGGGCATAGGCAAGGGAACGGCGCTTGAGTTCGCAAAGGCGGGCGCAAGCATTGCGATCTGCGACGTAAATCTTGAAGCGGCCGAAAAAACGGCGGAGGAGTGCCGTGCGCTGACGTCGGGAAAGGTCATCGCGGTAAAAATGGACGTTACCAACGACGAAGAGATAAGCGCGGCAAAGGATGCGATACTTAAAGAGATGGGCACCGTTGATATTCTCTTTTCGAACGCGGGCGTCTCGTCAAAGGTCATGGGGCCTCCGCTTGAAAGCATTCCGAACAGCGACTGGGAGCTCGTGCTTCAGGTAAACACACTCGGCATGGTCAAGGTGTGCCGCACGTTCGCTCCGATCTTTAAGGAAAAGAGAGCCGGCAAAATAGTTATGACGTCATCCATCGCGGCATACACTTCCACGCCGCGCTCAATGCAATACAGCGTTTCAAAGCTTGCGACGATCGGCTTCGCGCACGCCTTCTCAATCGAAATGGGCGAGTATAACGTAAACGTGAACACGATCTGCCCGGGATTCGTTTATACGAACATCTACGCGGACGGCACGGGCATGAAATTCAGAAACGCAATAGGCGGGCCGCTCTTAAAATTCACCGACAACGAGTCCGTAATGAACGCGATGGCTGCCGCGGGCAGCTCCCTCAGGCGCGCTCAGAAGGTGGAGGATATGGCGTACGCCGTCTTGTTCCTCTGCTCCGATCAGGCGAAAGAGATAACGGGACAGGTATTGAACGTTGATTCCGGTTACGTGAACAGGATCTAA
- a CDS encoding SDR family oxidoreductase, which yields MGSIAYNFKGDVVVITGAASGIGKGTALQFAKAGADLALCDFNADGGEAVAKECRDLGVKAKFYQMDTTNTERVNAVRDEVLKDFGKVTCLFANAGVSQDVMGPPLESVPDETWEKTIAVNTMGCIKVCRAFAIPMKEANYGKIVMTSSIAVYSLSPIMAAYNVSKMGVLAFMGTLCSELGNYNINVNAVCPGFVYTPMYSEGGALRIRDKSKVLGKIQDPKTVVETMASTSALHRMQTVDDLANGVMFLCAENSKEITGQVLNVDSGAARRI from the coding sequence ATGGGAAGCATTGCTTATAACTTTAAGGGCGACGTAGTTGTGATCACGGGCGCGGCTTCGGGCATAGGAAAGGGAACGGCGCTCCAGTTTGCTAAGGCGGGCGCAGATTTGGCGCTTTGTGACTTCAACGCCGATGGCGGCGAAGCTGTCGCAAAGGAATGCCGCGATTTGGGCGTTAAGGCAAAGTTTTATCAGATGGACACGACAAATACCGAGAGAGTAAACGCCGTTCGCGACGAGGTCTTAAAGGACTTCGGCAAGGTTACGTGCCTATTTGCCAACGCGGGCGTATCTCAGGACGTTATGGGCCCGCCTCTTGAGAGCGTGCCCGACGAAACGTGGGAAAAGACGATAGCCGTAAATACTATGGGCTGCATCAAGGTTTGCCGCGCGTTCGCTATCCCCATGAAGGAAGCAAACTACGGCAAAATAGTTATGACCTCGTCCATAGCCGTTTATTCGTTAAGCCCGATAATGGCGGCTTACAATGTATCGAAGATGGGCGTTCTTGCTTTCATGGGAACGCTTTGCTCCGAGCTCGGCAACTACAACATAAACGTAAACGCAGTATGCCCCGGCTTCGTATACACCCCGATGTACTCCGAGGGCGGCGCGCTTCGCATCCGCGATAAGTCGAAGGTGCTGGGAAAGATTCAGGACCCGAAGACGGTAGTAGAGACCATGGCTTCGACGTCGGCGCTCCACCGAATGCAGACGGTAGACGACCTTGCGAACGGCGTTATGTTCCTTTGTGCAGAGAACTCGAAGGAGATAACGGGACAGGTGCTCAACGTAGACTCCGGCGCGGCACGCAGAATTTAA
- a CDS encoding SDR family oxidoreductase has product MGVTKYDFKGDVAVVTGAASGIGRCVALSFAEAGADVAVCDFSEKGEETAALCREKGVKAKFYKMDVTNNENVIAVRDEVVKDFGKVTCLHSNAGISQTVMGPPLDAIPDDVWEKVFAVNLFGTVKVCRAFAEPMKAANFGKIVITASVAAFQQSPLMPVYNCSKIAALSFMSTLCKELGNYNINVNAINPGYVNTPIYSGGGAMLVKEKVPALQKLETSEQVVKAIASGSALHRPQTVEDMANGVLFLCSDTSKEISGVYLNIDSGAICRI; this is encoded by the coding sequence ATGGGTGTTACTAAGTATGATTTCAAAGGCGACGTAGCCGTTGTTACCGGTGCAGCTTCCGGTATAGGCCGTTGCGTAGCTCTTTCTTTTGCTGAGGCAGGAGCAGACGTAGCAGTTTGCGACTTCAGCGAAAAGGGCGAAGAGACTGCAGCGCTTTGCCGCGAGAAGGGCGTTAAGGCAAAGTTCTACAAGATGGACGTTACCAACAACGAGAACGTTATCGCTGTTCGTGACGAAGTAGTTAAGGATTTCGGCAAAGTTACTTGCTTACATTCCAACGCAGGTATTTCTCAGACCGTTATGGGTCCTCCGCTTGATGCTATCCCGGACGACGTTTGGGAGAAGGTATTCGCAGTAAACCTTTTCGGTACCGTTAAGGTTTGCCGTGCATTTGCTGAGCCGATGAAGGCAGCTAACTTCGGTAAGATCGTTATTACGGCTTCCGTTGCTGCATTCCAGCAGAGCCCGCTTATGCCTGTTTACAACTGCTCCAAGATCGCAGCTCTCAGCTTCATGTCCACTCTCTGCAAGGAGCTTGGCAACTACAACATCAACGTAAACGCTATCAACCCCGGTTACGTTAATACTCCTATATACTCCGGCGGCGGCGCTATGCTCGTTAAGGAGAAGGTTCCGGCTCTCCAGAAGCTCGAAACCTCTGAGCAGGTAGTTAAGGCTATCGCATCCGGCAGCGCGCTCCATCGTCCGCAGACCGTTGAAGATATGGCTAACGGCGTTCTCTTCCTTTGCTCCGACACTTCGAAGGAAATCAGCGGCGTTTACCTCAACATCGACTCCGGCGCGATCTGCAGAATCTAA